From Myxococcales bacterium, the proteins below share one genomic window:
- the queA gene encoding tRNA preQ1(34) S-adenosylmethionine ribosyltransferase-isomerase QueA: protein MRIDAFDYELPEELIATSPPEERDGARLLVLEPLDRPTEGSRDLLEAGVRDLATFVPEGSLVVVNDTRVVKARLLGHKAGSGGKAEIFLVQKHPDGGYLALGKASKSLREGTVIDCGELRVEVMGRDPVRNLLRVALTASGPGTIDDAIRRVGQVPLPPYIKRAPNAEDDERYQTVFAREEGAVAAPTAGLHLTKALLARLEQKGVRLASVTLHVGLGTFAPVTVDDLDDHPMHSELFTISKETVRAVAAARERSAPVVAIGTTVVRALESARCPDRPGHVRAVSGEETRLLVQPGYAFSVVDRLLTNFHLPKSTLLALVSAFGGHARVMAAYRHAVRTKMRFFSYGDAMFLSRVGAS from the coding sequence ATGCGAATCGACGCGTTCGACTACGAGCTCCCCGAAGAGCTCATCGCGACGAGCCCTCCCGAAGAGCGCGACGGCGCGCGCCTCCTCGTCTTGGAGCCACTCGACCGGCCGACGGAGGGCTCACGCGACCTCCTCGAGGCCGGCGTGCGCGACCTCGCGACCTTCGTCCCCGAGGGGTCGCTCGTCGTCGTGAACGACACCCGCGTCGTCAAGGCGCGCCTCCTCGGACACAAAGCCGGCTCGGGTGGCAAGGCCGAGATCTTCCTCGTCCAGAAGCACCCCGACGGCGGGTACCTCGCGCTCGGCAAGGCCTCGAAGTCCCTGCGCGAAGGCACCGTCATCGACTGCGGGGAGCTCCGCGTCGAGGTCATGGGTCGTGATCCGGTCCGTAACCTCCTCCGCGTGGCGCTCACGGCGAGCGGGCCCGGCACGATCGACGACGCCATCCGCCGCGTGGGCCAGGTCCCGCTCCCGCCCTACATCAAGCGCGCGCCGAACGCCGAGGACGACGAGCGCTACCAGACCGTGTTCGCGCGGGAAGAGGGCGCGGTCGCCGCACCGACGGCGGGCCTGCACCTCACGAAGGCGCTCCTCGCGCGCCTCGAGCAGAAGGGCGTGCGCCTCGCGAGCGTCACGCTCCACGTCGGGCTCGGCACCTTCGCTCCGGTCACCGTCGACGACCTCGACGATCATCCTATGCACTCGGAACTGTTCACGATTTCAAAAGAGACCGTGCGCGCCGTGGCCGCGGCTCGCGAGCGCTCGGCGCCGGTGGTCGCGATCGGCACGACGGTCGTGCGCGCCCTCGAGAGCGCACGCTGCCCGGATCGGCCGGGGCACGTCCGCGCCGTCTCGGGAGAAGAGACGAGGCTCCTCGTTCAACCCGGCTACGCCTTCTCGGTCGTCGACCGCCTCCTCACGAACTTCCACCTCCCCAAGTCGACGCTGCTCGCGCTCGTCTCGGCGTTCGGTGGGCACGCGCGCGTGATGGCGGCCTACCGCCACGCCGTGCGCACCAAGATGCGCTTTTTTTCCTACGGAGACGCCATGTTCCTTTCGCGCGTGGGAGCCTCGTGA
- the topA gene encoding type I DNA topoisomerase: MGKTLVVVESPAKAKTIKKYLGPGYEVLASKGHIKDLPKKLGIDIENGFKETYEIVPGKEKVLAELKGAAKDADDVLLATDPDREGEAIAWHLAEELTKVPEKAKRVEFHEITKNGVQKGVSTPRKLDRALYDAQRARRVLDRIVGYDVSALVWSKLAFGLSAGRVQSVALRLIVDREREIEAFKPVEYWNIGVTLSDAGAKKPQPFFARLVSRDGEKLEVGDGTTAGTTKAHLEGATYKVAKVTTSERKRKAPAPYSTSKLQQDAVNRLGFGAKRTMQVAQNLYEGVDLGKDGGTVGLITYMRTDSTRVSPEAQAAAREYVVATYGKTHVPAQANVFKSKKNTQDAHEAIRPTTLELPPDTVKKHLKDEQYKLYKLIWDRFVASQMSDAVYDQTSAEIEASGKGVKYGLRVGGRALKFGGWLDVYGAEKNQTTQAGEDDEAQKAAALEGKPAQDDTAGEVPPLKQGAALALVSPPGVLAEQKFTQPPPRYNEGSLVRELEERGIGRPSTYAEIISKVQARDYVEKLDNRSFRPSTLGKYVVDGLVNSKLDFMDPAFTSSMEQELDEVEAGTVERTTLLSRFYKRFRDQLDIGKKSKRWNPEPEPTGETCEVCGPNSEDKKLKALPPGEMMKRWSKNGWFLGCSNYPKCKSTRDLGPDGKGAQPARESGVNCDKCGKPMIIRSGRYGEFLSCTGYPECKNARPVPLGVPCPKCGGDIIEVRSKKKGGKTFFGCSNYANETLKCDFKLWQKPIPEACPACAAPYLLQGGNKAKPLIVCGNKECGYKRAVELDEPPSEAPAPA, encoded by the coding sequence ATGGGGAAAACGCTCGTCGTCGTCGAATCGCCCGCCAAAGCGAAGACGATCAAGAAGTACCTCGGACCCGGTTACGAGGTCCTGGCCTCGAAGGGGCACATCAAGGATCTCCCGAAGAAGCTCGGCATCGACATCGAGAACGGCTTCAAGGAAACCTATGAAATCGTTCCGGGAAAAGAGAAAGTCCTCGCCGAGCTGAAGGGCGCCGCGAAGGACGCGGACGACGTGCTCCTCGCGACCGACCCCGATCGTGAAGGGGAGGCGATCGCCTGGCACCTCGCGGAGGAGCTCACCAAGGTCCCCGAGAAGGCCAAGCGCGTCGAGTTCCACGAGATCACCAAGAACGGTGTGCAGAAGGGCGTGTCGACCCCGCGCAAGCTCGACCGTGCCCTCTACGACGCCCAGCGCGCCCGTCGTGTGCTCGATCGTATCGTAGGTTACGACGTGTCGGCCCTCGTTTGGTCGAAGCTCGCCTTCGGCTTGTCGGCCGGCCGCGTCCAGAGCGTGGCGCTTCGGCTCATCGTCGACCGCGAGCGCGAGATCGAGGCCTTCAAGCCGGTCGAGTACTGGAACATCGGCGTCACGCTGTCCGACGCCGGCGCGAAGAAGCCCCAGCCGTTCTTCGCGCGGCTCGTCTCGAGGGACGGCGAGAAGCTCGAGGTCGGCGACGGCACGACCGCCGGGACGACGAAGGCCCACCTCGAGGGCGCGACGTACAAGGTCGCGAAGGTCACGACCTCGGAGCGCAAGCGCAAGGCGCCCGCCCCCTACTCGACGAGCAAGCTCCAGCAAGACGCCGTGAACCGCCTCGGCTTCGGGGCGAAGCGCACCATGCAGGTCGCGCAGAACCTCTACGAGGGCGTGGACCTCGGCAAAGACGGCGGCACGGTGGGCCTCATCACCTACATGCGTACCGACTCGACCCGCGTCTCGCCCGAGGCGCAGGCCGCGGCGCGCGAGTACGTCGTCGCGACGTACGGCAAGACGCACGTGCCCGCGCAAGCGAACGTGTTCAAGTCGAAGAAGAACACGCAGGACGCCCACGAGGCGATCCGCCCGACGACCCTCGAGCTTCCGCCCGACACGGTCAAAAAGCACCTGAAGGACGAGCAGTACAAGCTCTACAAGCTCATCTGGGATCGCTTCGTCGCGAGCCAAATGTCGGACGCCGTCTACGACCAGACGTCCGCCGAGATCGAAGCCTCGGGCAAGGGCGTGAAGTACGGCCTCCGCGTGGGCGGCCGCGCGCTCAAGTTCGGCGGCTGGCTCGACGTGTACGGCGCCGAGAAGAACCAAACGACCCAGGCCGGCGAGGACGACGAGGCCCAGAAGGCCGCGGCCCTCGAGGGCAAGCCCGCCCAAGACGACACGGCCGGCGAGGTGCCCCCGCTCAAACAAGGCGCGGCGCTCGCGCTCGTTTCGCCTCCGGGCGTGCTCGCCGAGCAGAAGTTCACCCAGCCGCCGCCGCGCTACAACGAGGGCTCGCTCGTGCGAGAGCTCGAGGAGCGTGGCATCGGCCGCCCGTCGACGTACGCCGAGATCATCAGCAAGGTCCAGGCGCGCGACTACGTCGAGAAGCTCGACAACCGCAGCTTCCGGCCGAGCACGCTCGGCAAGTACGTGGTCGATGGCCTCGTCAACAGCAAGCTCGACTTCATGGACCCCGCGTTCACGTCGAGCATGGAGCAAGAGCTCGACGAGGTCGAGGCTGGGACCGTCGAACGAACGACCCTGCTCAGCCGCTTCTATAAGCGCTTCCGTGACCAGCTCGACATCGGCAAAAAGTCGAAGCGCTGGAACCCGGAGCCCGAGCCCACGGGCGAGACGTGCGAGGTGTGCGGTCCGAACAGCGAGGACAAGAAGCTGAAGGCGCTCCCTCCCGGGGAAATGATGAAGCGCTGGTCGAAGAACGGCTGGTTCCTCGGCTGCTCGAACTACCCGAAGTGCAAGAGCACGCGCGACCTCGGGCCCGACGGCAAGGGCGCGCAGCCCGCACGCGAGAGCGGGGTCAACTGCGACAAGTGCGGCAAGCCGATGATCATTCGGAGCGGCCGCTACGGCGAGTTCCTGTCGTGCACGGGCTACCCCGAGTGCAAGAACGCGCGCCCCGTGCCGCTCGGTGTCCCCTGCCCCAAGTGCGGCGGCGATATCATCGAGGTTCGATCGAAGAAGAAGGGCGGAAAGACGTTCTTCGGCTGCTCGAACTACGCCAACGAGACGCTGAAGTGCGACTTCAAGCTCTGGCAGAAGCCGATCCCCGAAGCGTGCCCGGCGTGCGCGGCTCCGTACCTCCTCCAAGGAGGAAACAAGGCGAAGCCGCTCATCGTGTGCGGCAACAAAGAGTGTGGCTACAAGCGCGCCGTCGAGCTCGACGAGCCGCCGAGCGAGGCTCCTGCTCCTGCATGA
- a CDS encoding sigma-54-dependent Fis family transcriptional regulator yields MPKILIVDDQRNMRTTLAMMLRGAGYEVEEASDGEQGSTRGATEAFDVVLTDLRMGAKDGIDVLRAVKEAHALTEVIMMTAYGTIESAVDAMRLGAFDYIQKPFTEQELLVKVGKAVESRRLAGEVALLTREFQDRYKFENIVGRSAAIRDVLGRIVRVAPTDTIVLITGESGTGKELVAKAIHANSKRTNRPFVPVNCAAITETLLESELFGHARGSFTGAVSARKGLFEEADGGTFFFDEIGETPLAFQAKLLRVIQENEVRRVGENKAIKVDVRIIAATNQDLLPAIAEKRFRQDLYYRLNVARFQLPPMRERMEDLPELLGHFIAKYNKKMGVRARFDDRVIESLQQYAFPGNVRELEHMVEQAVALVQDGVIHPEDLLPHANAPQAPPRPKGAGRTLAETVDAAERGAIEEALRDADGNRERAAELLGISPTTLWRKMTRLNVSFETRA; encoded by the coding sequence ATGCCCAAGATCCTCATCGTCGACGACCAGCGAAACATGCGCACGACGCTCGCCATGATGCTCCGTGGCGCGGGCTACGAGGTCGAAGAGGCCTCGGACGGCGAGCAGGGCAGCACACGCGGCGCGACCGAGGCGTTCGACGTCGTGCTGACCGACCTTCGCATGGGCGCAAAAGACGGGATCGACGTGCTCCGCGCGGTGAAAGAGGCGCACGCCCTCACCGAGGTCATCATGATGACCGCCTACGGCACGATCGAGAGCGCCGTGGACGCCATGCGCCTCGGCGCGTTCGACTACATCCAGAAGCCCTTCACCGAGCAGGAGCTGCTCGTGAAGGTCGGCAAGGCGGTCGAGAGCCGGAGGCTCGCCGGCGAGGTCGCCCTCCTCACGCGCGAGTTCCAGGATCGCTACAAATTCGAGAACATCGTGGGCCGCTCGGCCGCCATCCGTGACGTCCTCGGCCGCATCGTGCGCGTCGCCCCCACCGACACGATCGTCCTCATCACGGGCGAGAGCGGCACCGGCAAAGAGCTCGTGGCGAAGGCGATCCACGCGAACTCGAAGCGAACGAACAGGCCGTTCGTCCCGGTCAACTGCGCCGCCATCACGGAGACGCTGCTCGAGAGCGAGCTCTTCGGCCACGCACGCGGCTCGTTCACCGGCGCCGTGAGCGCGCGCAAGGGCCTCTTCGAAGAGGCCGACGGGGGCACGTTCTTCTTCGACGAGATCGGCGAGACCCCCCTCGCCTTCCAAGCCAAGCTCCTCCGCGTGATCCAAGAGAACGAGGTGCGGCGCGTCGGCGAGAACAAGGCCATCAAGGTCGACGTGCGCATCATCGCCGCGACGAACCAGGATCTCTTGCCCGCGATCGCCGAGAAGCGCTTCCGACAAGACCTCTACTACCGCCTCAACGTCGCGCGGTTCCAGCTCCCTCCGATGCGCGAGCGCATGGAGGACCTGCCGGAGCTCCTCGGCCACTTCATTGCAAAGTACAACAAGAAGATGGGCGTACGAGCGCGGTTCGACGACCGCGTCATCGAGTCGCTCCAGCAGTACGCGTTCCCCGGCAACGTGCGCGAGCTCGAGCACATGGTCGAGCAGGCCGTGGCCCTCGTGCAAGACGGCGTCATCCACCCCGAGGACCTCCTGCCGCACGCGAACGCGCCGCAGGCTCCCCCGAGGCCGAAGGGGGCCGGGCGCACCCTCGCCGAGACGGTCGACGCGGCCGAGCGCGGGGCGATCGAAGAGGCCCTCCGGGACGCCGACGGCAACCGCGAGCGCGCGGCCGAGCTCTTGGGCATCTCGCCGACCACCTTGTGGCGCAAGATGACCCGCCTCAACGTGAGCTTCGAAACGCGCGCGTGA
- a CDS encoding DNA-processing protein DprA has protein sequence MARMTPDDSSYPAALKALASPPDLTTSRDLPVGPTAIAIVGTREPIPEARELAYELGRAVAAAGAVVVSGGAVGIDRAAHEGALAADGVTLAVVGTGKDHVFPAEHADLYERIAASRGAMVWPFPDDRGPRTAGFLRRNGVLVALSSAVVVVQAGKRSGALNAASWARRLGRTLWVVPQAPWAAAGFEGSLGELARGARPFTSIAKLLRAEGIGEGRSQLSLPLGAPKPPPAGLSSAEIAVLSAMGPRPRHLDDLETLSGLPLAELQTALLTLTLENVVEEGPLGFFSRTGK, from the coding sequence ATGGCTCGCATGACCCCCGACGACAGCTCGTACCCTGCCGCGCTGAAGGCGCTCGCCTCGCCGCCCGACCTGACCACGTCACGTGACCTGCCCGTCGGGCCCACGGCCATCGCCATCGTGGGCACACGGGAACCGATCCCGGAGGCTCGAGAGCTCGCGTACGAGCTCGGGCGAGCCGTCGCCGCCGCGGGGGCGGTCGTCGTGTCCGGCGGGGCCGTGGGGATCGATCGCGCGGCCCACGAGGGAGCCCTCGCAGCCGATGGCGTGACGCTCGCGGTGGTGGGCACGGGCAAGGACCACGTGTTCCCCGCCGAGCACGCCGACCTCTACGAGCGCATCGCCGCCTCGCGAGGGGCCATGGTCTGGCCCTTCCCGGACGACCGAGGCCCGCGAACCGCCGGGTTCCTGCGCCGCAATGGCGTCCTCGTGGCCCTCTCGAGCGCCGTGGTGGTCGTGCAGGCGGGGAAGAGATCGGGCGCGCTGAACGCGGCCTCCTGGGCCCGCCGGCTCGGCCGAACGCTCTGGGTGGTGCCTCAGGCTCCGTGGGCTGCCGCGGGGTTCGAGGGGTCCCTCGGGGAGCTCGCGCGCGGCGCCCGCCCCTTCACGTCCATCGCCAAGCTCTTGCGGGCCGAGGGCATCGGCGAGGGCCGCTCCCAGCTCTCATTGCCCCTCGGAGCCCCGAAACCACCCCCGGCGGGCCTCTCGAGCGCCGAAATCGCCGTCCTTTCGGCCATGGGTCCGCGCCCCCGCCACCTCGACGACCTCGAGACCCTCTCCGGGCTCCCTCTGGCTGAGCTTCAAACGGCACTCTTGACGCTCACGTTGGAGAACGTAGTAGAAGAGGGCCCCCTGGGGTTTTTCAGTAGGACCGGAAAATGA
- a CDS encoding zinc-ribbon domain-containing protein, translating into MKFLCDQCKAKYQIADDKVAGRTVRMKCRKCGHMIEVRAEVTESSVSRFPPAPDDAPRPGSLATSFSAARPSRHSQAPGALAGAFQKKVRDDDDDQTVMAPAASFDASVTEEWYAAINGVPVGPMRLSELRTKVSAGAVNDDTLVWQEGFEEWRPVKTITQLAAIVREAAAPKPLTAPHTPAPPRAAMKPSPQAAARQTAPIGPAPAAVAMAPARSNVVPISRGVGAGGGAAAVALAPAAALAPSPAPAPTPFAAPAADPFAGLDPFAAPSPAADPFAPPAAAPAPVADPFAMPGVVEAPRPAPVAALPLEPPPQEPRQEKKGPPLVFFAVVALAAAFGVTAAVLTFKKDDKPTGPVASVAPPPATAAPSAAGTAVEAPAPTETAAVHEPDAGPQKVASVGGGGKGPAVAAPATSKGGGAVDLGALGLLGGSGNHSAGGPSGGPAGPGGGTGQALDAASIQKTIGTYKAAVKRKCWDGAGEGKTHANINVTVNVAPSGQVTSASATGDDPVVAKCVENHVRGWKFDGGGSTVIPFHFVRQ; encoded by the coding sequence GTGAAGTTTCTCTGCGACCAGTGCAAGGCCAAGTACCAGATCGCCGACGACAAGGTCGCGGGGCGTACCGTCCGCATGAAGTGCCGCAAATGCGGCCACATGATCGAGGTCCGAGCCGAGGTCACCGAGTCGAGCGTCTCGCGGTTCCCGCCTGCCCCGGACGACGCGCCGCGCCCCGGAAGCCTGGCCACTTCGTTTTCCGCTGCGCGTCCGTCCCGGCATTCGCAGGCCCCTGGAGCGCTCGCCGGTGCCTTCCAGAAGAAGGTCCGCGACGACGACGACGACCAGACCGTGATGGCGCCCGCGGCGAGCTTCGACGCGAGCGTCACCGAGGAGTGGTACGCGGCGATCAACGGCGTCCCCGTCGGCCCGATGCGGCTCTCCGAGCTCCGCACGAAGGTCTCGGCAGGCGCCGTGAACGACGACACGTTGGTGTGGCAAGAGGGGTTCGAGGAGTGGCGTCCCGTCAAAACGATTACGCAGCTCGCCGCCATCGTGCGTGAGGCCGCCGCGCCGAAGCCCCTCACGGCGCCCCACACCCCCGCGCCGCCACGCGCGGCCATGAAACCGTCTCCCCAGGCCGCCGCGCGTCAGACGGCGCCCATCGGTCCGGCTCCCGCCGCGGTCGCCATGGCGCCAGCGCGCAGCAACGTCGTTCCCATTTCGCGCGGTGTCGGCGCGGGAGGCGGAGCGGCCGCCGTCGCCCTCGCCCCCGCCGCGGCGCTCGCGCCTTCCCCCGCGCCTGCACCCACGCCTTTCGCGGCTCCTGCGGCCGACCCGTTCGCGGGTCTCGATCCGTTCGCCGCGCCTTCCCCCGCGGCCGACCCGTTCGCGCCTCCCGCTGCGGCCCCCGCGCCCGTGGCGGATCCGTTCGCGATGCCAGGCGTCGTCGAGGCCCCTCGTCCCGCGCCCGTCGCGGCGCTCCCGCTCGAGCCACCTCCCCAGGAGCCGCGACAAGAGAAGAAGGGCCCGCCGCTCGTCTTTTTCGCGGTCGTCGCGCTCGCGGCGGCGTTCGGCGTCACGGCCGCGGTGCTCACCTTCAAGAAGGACGACAAGCCCACCGGGCCCGTCGCGTCCGTTGCACCCCCGCCCGCCACGGCGGCTCCGAGCGCGGCGGGCACGGCCGTCGAGGCCCCGGCTCCGACCGAGACGGCAGCCGTGCACGAGCCCGACGCGGGGCCCCAGAAGGTCGCCTCCGTCGGCGGCGGCGGTAAGGGACCTGCAGTCGCGGCGCCCGCCACGAGCAAGGGCGGTGGGGCCGTGGACCTCGGCGCTCTCGGCCTCTTGGGCGGCTCCGGGAACCACTCGGCCGGCGGCCCTTCGGGAGGTCCCGCGGGCCCTGGCGGCGGCACGGGCCAGGCCCTCGACGCGGCCTCGATCCAGAAGACCATCGGCACCTACAAAGCGGCCGTCAAACGCAAGTGCTGGGATGGCGCCGGAGAGGGAAAAACCCACGCGAACATCAACGTGACCGTGAACGTCGCGCCGAGCGGCCAGGTCACGTCGGCCTCCGCCACGGGCGACGATCCCGTCGTCGCGAAGTGCGTCGAGAACCACGTCCGCGGGTGGAAGTTCGACGGCGGCGGCTCCACGGTCATCCCGTTCCACTTCGTTCGCCAGTAG
- the tgt gene encoding tRNA guanosine(34) transglycosylase Tgt: MRPRTPGFSFDVHASDGHARAATLTTPHAVVETPTFMPVGTQGSVKTLTPQEVASTGAKIVLGNTYHLWLRPGPEAIAAHGGLHGFTRWPHAMLTDSGGFQAFSLAQARKGDGSEKGERPKSLVLPDEDGFTFRSHLDGSKHRLTPEVAVHVQGRIGADIQMQLDVCPPGESPRDLVAKAVERTTAWAKRALAAPRPEGQALFGIVQGACFADLRLAHAEALGELPFDGLALGGFSVGEPIAKMVETLREVAHKVDPERPRYLMGVGTPQDLLEGIAAGIDMFDCVLPTRNARNGQALTRFGKVVIKQARYKDDLGPLDPECTCPCCTGGYTRAYLRHIYLAKEVLVLRLLSQHNLHFYGELVREARRAIVAGVFESFKARWLARMADGQSS, translated from the coding sequence GTGAGGCCCCGGACCCCAGGGTTCTCGTTCGACGTCCACGCGAGCGACGGGCACGCGCGCGCCGCCACCCTCACGACCCCGCACGCCGTCGTGGAGACGCCGACCTTCATGCCCGTCGGCACCCAAGGCTCGGTGAAGACGCTCACGCCCCAAGAGGTGGCGAGCACCGGCGCCAAGATCGTGCTCGGCAACACCTACCACCTCTGGCTCCGCCCCGGCCCCGAGGCGATCGCGGCCCACGGAGGCCTTCACGGCTTCACCCGCTGGCCTCACGCGATGCTCACCGACTCGGGGGGCTTCCAGGCGTTCTCGCTCGCGCAGGCAAGAAAGGGAGACGGCAGCGAAAAGGGCGAGCGCCCCAAGAGCCTCGTGCTCCCCGACGAGGACGGGTTCACCTTCCGCTCGCACCTCGACGGCTCGAAGCACAGGCTCACGCCCGAGGTGGCCGTGCACGTCCAGGGGCGCATCGGGGCCGACATCCAAATGCAGCTCGACGTGTGCCCTCCTGGCGAGTCGCCGCGGGACCTCGTCGCGAAGGCCGTCGAGCGCACGACGGCGTGGGCGAAACGGGCGCTCGCCGCGCCGAGGCCCGAAGGTCAGGCGCTCTTCGGAATCGTGCAAGGTGCATGTTTCGCGGACCTGCGGCTCGCACACGCCGAGGCGCTCGGGGAGCTCCCGTTCGACGGGCTCGCGCTCGGAGGATTCTCGGTCGGCGAGCCCATCGCGAAGATGGTCGAGACGCTCCGCGAGGTCGCGCACAAGGTCGACCCGGAGCGGCCGCGGTACTTGATGGGTGTGGGGACGCCGCAGGATCTCCTCGAGGGGATCGCGGCGGGCATCGACATGTTCGACTGCGTGCTCCCCACGCGCAACGCGCGCAACGGCCAGGCCCTCACGCGGTTCGGCAAGGTGGTCATCAAGCAGGCCCGCTACAAAGACGACCTCGGCCCACTCGACCCGGAGTGCACCTGCCCGTGCTGCACGGGCGGCTACACGCGCGCCTACCTCCGCCACATCTACCTCGCCAAAGAGGTGCTCGTGCTGCGGCTCTTGTCCCAGCACAACCTCCACTTCTACGGCGAGCTCGTCCGCGAGGCGCGGCGGGCCATCGTGGCCGGCGTGTTCGAGAGCTTCAAGGCGCGCTGGCTCGCGCGCATGGCCGACGGGCAATCCTCATGA
- a CDS encoding TIGR04551 family protein, which yields MQIRASYPLLLAAVLGGLTTTAARSAHAQTVGGPSLPEPRGNLMPEAKTTSGAPPEAAPDPAQDQRKLVAQGEARPDESAITGNPSTIFADDWWGRTRPVLELHGYFRTRGELFHNFALGRFNDPSDEKNLWAHPLDHSYSTQNGTPRDVKLCGAAGNELCADKTQSGANMRLRLNPEIHISDNLRILSQVDFLNNVVLGSTPDAYAMSPSGTGSSGYRPAANGVNGYAPLSAFSTSQSVPTAGINGYKNSIDVQRAWAEYVSPVGQLRFGRMPLHWGMGMLVNSGDRIDDDYQTNSDRIMFVSGIKSLDLYFGGSWDFVSTGPTNASPFDAGGGQPYNTANLTNVGQWSAVVAHRTNPELQRLKLAKGDIVVNGGLFAMYRKQYLDVTATENPLTADTAPTSVNRGLERRDASAFIPDAWLQVLYRKFRFEAEFASVLGSIGNSPAKNNLSDPIGIRQFGLSTQTEYKAIEDKLRVGFGFGWASGDGNVEGLAPGANGLQKRLADGPISTFRFHPAYYVDYIFHRRILSRVQGTYYFRPSVEYDFLRNPNGQKLGGGAAIVWTRASEFMQTPGNKRDLGIELDLQVYYQAKDGTLNDEPSKMGGFYSALQYGVFFPLGGLSYLPGEQTNMQTALTNAANGQAPDLSLSTAQTVRLILGVMF from the coding sequence ATGCAGATCCGCGCATCTTATCCGCTACTTCTTGCCGCCGTGCTCGGCGGGCTCACCACCACGGCGGCCCGATCCGCCCACGCCCAGACGGTGGGAGGCCCTTCGTTGCCCGAACCGCGCGGCAACCTGATGCCGGAGGCCAAGACCACCTCGGGGGCGCCGCCCGAGGCCGCGCCCGACCCAGCCCAAGACCAGCGTAAGCTCGTCGCGCAGGGTGAGGCCCGCCCCGACGAGAGCGCCATCACGGGCAACCCGTCCACCATCTTCGCCGACGACTGGTGGGGGCGGACGCGCCCGGTGCTCGAGCTGCACGGCTACTTCCGCACGCGCGGCGAGCTCTTCCACAACTTCGCCCTCGGCCGCTTCAACGACCCGAGCGACGAGAAGAACCTGTGGGCCCACCCGCTCGATCACTCGTACTCCACGCAGAACGGCACCCCCCGTGACGTGAAGCTCTGCGGCGCCGCCGGCAACGAGCTCTGCGCCGACAAGACCCAGTCGGGCGCCAACATGAGGCTCCGCCTCAACCCGGAGATCCACATCTCCGACAACCTGCGCATCCTCTCGCAGGTCGACTTCCTCAACAACGTCGTGCTCGGGTCCACCCCCGACGCGTACGCCATGTCGCCGAGCGGCACCGGCAGCTCCGGGTACCGCCCCGCCGCGAACGGCGTGAACGGCTACGCCCCGCTCAGCGCCTTCAGCACGTCGCAGAGCGTGCCCACCGCCGGCATCAACGGCTACAAAAACTCGATCGACGTGCAGCGCGCGTGGGCCGAGTACGTCTCGCCCGTCGGTCAGCTCCGCTTCGGCCGCATGCCGCTCCACTGGGGCATGGGCATGCTCGTCAACTCGGGCGACCGCATCGACGACGACTACCAGACGAACTCCGACCGCATCATGTTCGTGTCGGGCATCAAGAGCCTCGACCTCTACTTCGGCGGCTCGTGGGACTTCGTCTCGACCGGGCCCACGAACGCGAGCCCCTTCGACGCGGGCGGAGGCCAGCCCTACAACACGGCGAACCTCACGAACGTCGGCCAGTGGTCGGCGGTCGTCGCGCACCGCACGAACCCCGAGCTGCAGCGCCTCAAGCTCGCCAAGGGCGACATCGTCGTCAACGGCGGCCTCTTCGCGATGTACCGCAAGCAGTACCTCGACGTGACCGCGACCGAGAACCCGCTCACGGCGGACACGGCGCCCACGTCGGTGAACCGTGGCCTCGAGCGCCGCGACGCCTCCGCGTTCATCCCCGACGCCTGGCTCCAGGTACTCTACCGCAAGTTCCGCTTCGAGGCCGAGTTCGCCTCGGTGCTCGGCTCGATCGGCAACAGCCCCGCGAAGAACAACCTGAGCGATCCGATCGGCATTCGCCAGTTCGGTCTCTCGACGCAGACCGAGTACAAGGCCATCGAGGACAAGCTCCGCGTGGGCTTCGGCTTCGGGTGGGCGAGCGGCGACGGAAACGTCGAGGGGCTCGCGCCGGGCGCCAACGGCCTCCAGAAGCGCCTCGCGGACGGCCCGATCTCGACGTTCCGGTTCCACCCGGCCTACTACGTCGACTACATCTTCCACCGCCGCATCCTGTCGCGCGTGCAGGGCACGTACTACTTCCGCCCGTCGGTCGAGTACGACTTCCTCCGCAACCCGAACGGCCAGAAGCTCGGCGGCGGCGCGGCCATCGTGTGGACCCGCGCGAGCGAGTTCATGCAGACCCCGGGCAACAAGCGCGACCTCGGTATCGAGCTCGACCTCCAGGTCTACTACCAGGCCAAAGACGGCACGCTGAACGACGAGCCCTCCAAGATGGGCGGCTTCTACTCGGCGCTCCAGTACGGCGTGTTCTTCCCGCTCGGAGGTCTCTCGTACCTCCCGGGCGAGCAGACCAACATGCAGACCGCGCTCACCAACGCGGCGAACGGCCAGGCCCCCGACCTGAGCCTCTCCACGGCCCAGACCGTGCGCCTCATCCTCGGCGTCATGTTCTGA